The following coding sequences are from one Megachile rotundata isolate GNS110a chromosome 13, iyMegRotu1, whole genome shotgun sequence window:
- the LOC100878137 gene encoding uncharacterized protein LOC100878137 isoform X2, translating into MSKKSRKRKSEDGSQSPVDWEEENIFSEEIKNEMESMWEIPQIFQFLHLAKEALNIPHLSMYEMERMLLIPRASKQLANIMTCLLSSPMTKSKLRKVPPMPYEFWTNILAYKMKSWFKVYEAKHQDPVKILETIGVEPEFWNVFPDAPLLNGKDFEELTFKQKVWLLKTVCDTVMHSRKSVQEEIAKQPWENQFETVLGTDRYGARYVYFPQFLKSDLRVYRHCLDNKIFSTVKVPLSQPIKPKLHAENEELDENELIKKQVRRRRRRWCNGLPPKLKRKGNKCDEKQLNDIKSNSDSATSSLINEDTSLSNLSTCSDSNSNNNNDINPTTINVKRPRSSSKCSEVSMESDKTCCTKSSGYDTNRSIDNLSESKSPERMFKGFSNSSDITNKKCDINVINGLLTNLQSEFSEIESTEDSGVSLTHTSPNKLEITSAKEQYLDALNLHATKSEPVDRTIDSLCSVSKTDDEKLNEIISAESLKVGSEAHQMTTSKSDDEKLSETRINCDATDQSEGKEGNEIIERPNGQYADSQQSDNLNISDKETPHSKATSKSNNEIESNDDKDLSLSELRCMLQKEAMDDEHYLDEERKKNYNDRKLKNNIADMWHQEVENFNEMLSELSSSEFQLVADSVSSLRDLIASFSQKDDDTTTDADGEDESIPPCEVSLIKEMMDLLATVEKIESALRESTRRARGKLQKEWTNFKEGVEDQDSSGEGLDSNWWVLGSQSCPPPTSGDSTLQTLPHFTISPTGSQNVSNQTEDRQADQRTNSVEFDKNSNQQCKEHQGESTQDETQRSQSNGGEGSIQDGAEDKKESKEDSNQEELQSGRVLRARGVSSYTFYSDDETEENELEEWPDLEAIYAAPTTQADSSTPYLTTKIRNLDSRTNEEDSDQDWILPSSRKRKNKRPSASRRLKSFQHKLQSIKVDTLQNMAEPIVTTPINIKNQKPKPKIKEIQICKPEDPLSSENPDPAIQNAVQNHDTEVQSTADNHDTMVQNTTENGEAVVQDAAKDPDTVVQNNPKEPVPSTEITCKIENVESVHSELDIKDEGPIYDCMSQCDNTYATNFNQNYVMVRDDHNPINYYVMQPNPVNVATQNTYGQPSPVVSNIISPVQQGYYMQGGQNYIIQNPQPNFIPSQPFQPQGPQMIAPQQFISQPGYLPYMMTPTQSHPEYVPAGSQTVAAQEMPQNPMYIQPPAAPPPRPVQNRYIVPRQNLHSHGAVIRSSMPIRGSFPRANTARGAKTFQQPRGSTVRPQKPRKQIAPAETTGQKTTSLIVLSDSDDEIEMIITETSPGAETEKTKTTHRKNYAQSRQNVTQSNSPATKSAISPQIIQRMTQGGISITPIKSAPPVQNSNTQLVVVVNETGSHYALALPNGSKLILTPEQVAQIRASNGGKLIL; encoded by the exons ATGTCAAAGAAAAGTAGAAAAAGAAAGTCCGAGGATGGGAGCCAGTCACCAGTTGACTGGGaggaagaaaatattttctctgaagaaataaaaaatgaaatggaATCTATGTGGGAG ATTCCACAGATATTTCAGTTCCTTCATTTGGCTAAGGAAGCTCTAAATATACCTCATTTATCCATGTATGAAATGGAACGCATGCTTTTAATTCCAAGAGCTTCAAAACAACTGGCAAACATTATGACTTGTTTACTAAG TTCTCCAATGACAAAATCAAAATTGAGAAAGGTACCGCCTATGCCATATGAGTTTTGGACAAATATCTTGGCCTACAAAATGAAGAGCTGGTTTAAAGTGTATGAAGCAAAGCATCAAGACCCAGTAAAA ATTCTAGAGACCATTGGTGTTGAaccagaattttggaatgtttttCCTGATGCTCCTCTGCTGAATGGCAAAGATTTTGAAGAGCTGACCTTTAAACAGAAGGTGTGGCTTTTGAAAACAGTCTGTGATACAGTTATG CACTCTAGGAAATCTGTGCAAGAAGAAATAGCCAAGCAACCATGGGAAAACCAATTTGAAACTGTCCTAGGAACTGATCGTTATGGCGCAAGATACGTTTATTTTCCACAATTTTTGAAAAGTGATCTACGAGTGTATAGACACTGTCTTGATAATAAGATTTTCTCGACGGTGAAGGTACCATTATCACAA CCTATCAAGCCAAAATTACACGCGGAAAATGAAGAGCTGGATGAAAATGAGTTAATAAAAAAACAAGTTAGGCGCAGAAGAAGAAGATGGTGCAACGGTTTGCCTCCGAAATTAAAGAGGAAAGGAAATAAATGTGATGAAAAACAATTAAACGATATTAAGAGTAACAGCGATAGCGCAACAAGTTCCTTGATAAACGAAGATACAAGTTTGAGTAACCTAAGTACATGTAGTGATAGTAATAGCAATAACAATAACGATATCAATCCGACCACTATCAATGTTAAAAGACCGAGAAGTTCATCGAAATGTTCGGAAGTAAGTATGGAATCAGATAAAACTTGTTGTACAAAATCGAGTGGTTACGATAcgaatcgttctatcgacaatctTTCTGAAAGCAAATCACCGGAAAGAATGTTCAAAGGTTTCTCGAATAGCAGtgatattacaaataaaaaatgtgacaTAAATGTAATTAATGGACTATTGACTAATTTACAATCAGAATTCAGTGAAATTGAAAGTACAGAAGATTCTGGTGTAAGTTTAACGCATACTTCCCCAAACAAATTGGAAATTACATCAGCGAAAGAGCAGTATTTAGATGCATTAAATTTGCACGCAACTAAGAGTGAACCTGTCGATAGAACAATTGATAGTTTGTGTAGTGTCTCGAAGACAGACGATGAAAAGTTGAACGAAATTATCAGCGCTGAAAGTTTAAAGGTTGGCAGTGAAGCACATCAGATGACGACATCAAAATCTGATGATGAGAAGTTAAGCGAAACGAGAATTAATTGTGACGCGACTGATCAGTCTGAAGGAAAAGAGGGAAATGAGATAATCGAGAGACCAAATGGACAATATGCCGACAGCCAGCAATCAGATAATTTGAACATTAGTGACAAGGAAACGCCACATTCTAAAGCAACAAGTAAAAGTAACAATGAGATAGAGTCTAATGACGATAAAGATCTTTCTTTGAGTGAGTTAAGATGCATGTTGCAAAAAGAAGCGATGGATGATGAGCACTATCTTGACGAAGAGCGCAAAAAGAATTATAATGACCGAAAATTAAAGAACAACATAGCAGATATGTGGCACCAAGAAGTGGAGAATTTTAATGAGATGCTTTCAGAACTTAGCTCTTCGGAATTTCAACTTGTAGCTGACAGCGTCAGTTCATTGAGAGATCTCATTGCTTCTTTCTCTCAAAAGGATGATGATACAACTACTGATGCTGATGGTGAA gaCGAATCTATCCCTCCTTGTGAAGTAAGTTTGATTAAAGAAATGATGGATTTACTAGCCACTGTAGAAAAAATAGAATCAGCTTTACGTGAGTCGACAAGAAGGGCCAGAGGGAAACTTCAAAAGGAATGGACCAATTTTAAAGAAGG TGTGGAGGATCAGGACTCATCTGGGGAGGGTCTCGACTCTAATTGGTGGGTTCTTGGATCACAGAGCTGTCCACCGCCAACTTCCGGAGATTCAACGTTACAAACGTTACCGCATTTTACCATATCCCCAACTGGCTCCCAAAACGTTTCCAACCAAACTGAAGACCGTCAAGCAGACCAACGTACGAACTCCGTCGAATTCGATAAAAATAGCAACCAACAATGTAAGGAACATCAGGGTGAAAGCACGCAAGATGAAACGCAAAGAAGTCAATCCAACGGAGGCGAAGGAAGCATCCAGGACGGCGCCGAAGACAAAAAAGAATCGAAAGAAGACTCGAACCAAGAAG AACTGCAATCGGGAAGAGTGTTGCGAGCACGCGGTGTCTCCTCGTACACATTTTATTCGGACGACGAGACTGAAGAGAACGAGTTGGAAGAATGGCCCGACCTTGAGGCCATCTACGCGGCTCCCACTACACAGGCCGATTCATCCACTCCTTACCTTACTACGAAAATCAGAAACCTTGACAGTCGAACGAACGAGGAGGACTCAGACCAGGATTGGATTCTACCGAGCTCTCGCAAAAGGAAAAATAAACGTCCGT CTGCCAGCCGAAGATTAAAATCCTTTCAACATAAGTTACAAAGCATTAAGGTTGACACCCTCCAAAACATGGCAGAGCCAATAGTAACTACccctataaatataaaaaaccaAAAGCCGAAACCTAAAATCAAAGAAATTCAAATATGTAAACCAGAAGACCCACTTAGTTCAGAGAATCCTGATCCTGCGATACAAAATGCTGTACAAAATCATGATACCGAGGTACAAAGTACTGCAGATAACCACGACACCATGGTACAAAATACTACAGAGAACGGTGAAGCAGTGGTGCAAGATGCTGCAAAGGATCCTGACACCGTGGTACAAAATAACCCTAAAGAACCAGTGCCTTCCACGGAAATCACCTGCAAGATCGAAAATGTCGAAAGCGTACACTCAGAGTTGGACATCAAAGACGAAGGTCcaatttatgattgtatgagtcagTGCGATAATACCTATGCTActaattttaatcaaaattatgtGATGGTCAGAGATGATCACAATCCAATAAACTATTACGTGATGCAACCAAATCCTGTGAACGTTGCTACACAAAACACATACGGGCAACCGAGTCCAGTGGTTTCGAACATTATATCACCCGTTCAACAAGGCTACTACATGCAGGGAGGGCAGAATTACATTATTCAAAATCCACAACCTAACTTCATACCTTCCCAACCGTTTCAACCACAAGGCCCACAAATGATTGCTCCTCAACAGTTCATCAGCCAGCCTGGTTACCTGCCTTACATGATGACGCCGACGCAATCGCATCCTGAATACGTGCCTGCAGGTTCTCAAACTGTTGCTGCTCAGGAGATGCCTCAGAATCCTATGTACATTCAGCCCCCTGCAGCTCCCCCACCTAGACCAGTTCAAAACAGGTACATCGTACCGCGACAAAATCTTCATTCTCACGGAGCTGTTATAAGAAGCAGCATGCCTATCAGAGGAAGTTTCCCACGAGCTAATACCGCCAGGGGAGCCAAAACCTTTCAGCAACCACGTGGTTCCACTGTGAGACCCCAGAAGCCAAGGAAACAGATTGCACCCGCGGAAACCACTGGTCAAAAGACTACTTCTTTAATTGTCCTTAGTGACAGTGATGATGAAATTGAGATGATCATTACTGAAACCAGTCCCGGAGCTGAAACGGAGAAAACAAAGACTACTCATCGGAAGAATTACGCACAGTCTAGACAGAATGTTACGCAATCGAACAGCCCGGCAACAAAAAGTGCCATCTCTCCTCAGATAATTCAACGTATGACACAAGGAGGCATCTCGATAACGCCCATTAAGTCTGCACCACCCGTTCAGAACTCGAACACACAGTTAGTAGTAGTCGTGAATGAAACTGGAAGCCATTATGCCTTAGCATTACCTAATGGAAGCAAGTTGATCCTTACTCCTGAACAGGTGGCGCAGATAAGAGCTTCAAACGGGGGAAAATTAATCTtgtaa
- the LOC100878137 gene encoding uncharacterized protein LOC100878137 isoform X1, translating into MSKKSRKRKSEDGSQSPVDWEEENIFSEEIKNEMESMWEIPQIFQFLHLAKEALNIPHLSMYEMERMLLIPRASKQLANIMTCLLSSPMTKSKLRKVPPMPYEFWTNILAYKMKSWFKVYEAKHQDPVKILETIGVEPEFWNVFPDAPLLNGKDFEELTFKQKVWLLKTVCDTVMHSRKSVQEEIAKQPWENQFETVLGTDRYGARYVYFPQFLKSDLRVYRHCLDNKIFSTVKVPLSQPIKPKLHAENEELDENELIKKQVRRRRRRWCNGLPPKLKRKGNKCDEKQLNDIKSNSDSATSSLINEDTSLSNLSTCSDSNSNNNNDINPTTINVKRPRSSSKCSEVSMESDKTCCTKSSGYDTNRSIDNLSESKSPERMFKGFSNSSDITNKKCDINVINGLLTNLQSEFSEIESTEDSGVSLTHTSPNKLEITSAKEQYLDALNLHATKSEPVDRTIDSLCSVSKTDDEKLNEIISAESLKVGSEAHQMTTSKSDDEKLSETRINCDATDQSEGKEGNEIIERPNGQYADSQQSDNLNISDKETPHSKATSKSNNEIESNDDKDLSLSELRCMLQKEAMDDEHYLDEERKKNYNDRKLKNNIADMWHQEVENFNEMLSELSSSEFQLVADSVSSLRDLIASFSQKDDDTTTDADGEDESIPPCEVSLIKEMMDLLATVEKIESALRESTRRARGKLQKEWTNFKEGSVEDQDSSGEGLDSNWWVLGSQSCPPPTSGDSTLQTLPHFTISPTGSQNVSNQTEDRQADQRTNSVEFDKNSNQQCKEHQGESTQDETQRSQSNGGEGSIQDGAEDKKESKEDSNQEELQSGRVLRARGVSSYTFYSDDETEENELEEWPDLEAIYAAPTTQADSSTPYLTTKIRNLDSRTNEEDSDQDWILPSSRKRKNKRPSASRRLKSFQHKLQSIKVDTLQNMAEPIVTTPINIKNQKPKPKIKEIQICKPEDPLSSENPDPAIQNAVQNHDTEVQSTADNHDTMVQNTTENGEAVVQDAAKDPDTVVQNNPKEPVPSTEITCKIENVESVHSELDIKDEGPIYDCMSQCDNTYATNFNQNYVMVRDDHNPINYYVMQPNPVNVATQNTYGQPSPVVSNIISPVQQGYYMQGGQNYIIQNPQPNFIPSQPFQPQGPQMIAPQQFISQPGYLPYMMTPTQSHPEYVPAGSQTVAAQEMPQNPMYIQPPAAPPPRPVQNRYIVPRQNLHSHGAVIRSSMPIRGSFPRANTARGAKTFQQPRGSTVRPQKPRKQIAPAETTGQKTTSLIVLSDSDDEIEMIITETSPGAETEKTKTTHRKNYAQSRQNVTQSNSPATKSAISPQIIQRMTQGGISITPIKSAPPVQNSNTQLVVVVNETGSHYALALPNGSKLILTPEQVAQIRASNGGKLIL; encoded by the exons ATGTCAAAGAAAAGTAGAAAAAGAAAGTCCGAGGATGGGAGCCAGTCACCAGTTGACTGGGaggaagaaaatattttctctgaagaaataaaaaatgaaatggaATCTATGTGGGAG ATTCCACAGATATTTCAGTTCCTTCATTTGGCTAAGGAAGCTCTAAATATACCTCATTTATCCATGTATGAAATGGAACGCATGCTTTTAATTCCAAGAGCTTCAAAACAACTGGCAAACATTATGACTTGTTTACTAAG TTCTCCAATGACAAAATCAAAATTGAGAAAGGTACCGCCTATGCCATATGAGTTTTGGACAAATATCTTGGCCTACAAAATGAAGAGCTGGTTTAAAGTGTATGAAGCAAAGCATCAAGACCCAGTAAAA ATTCTAGAGACCATTGGTGTTGAaccagaattttggaatgtttttCCTGATGCTCCTCTGCTGAATGGCAAAGATTTTGAAGAGCTGACCTTTAAACAGAAGGTGTGGCTTTTGAAAACAGTCTGTGATACAGTTATG CACTCTAGGAAATCTGTGCAAGAAGAAATAGCCAAGCAACCATGGGAAAACCAATTTGAAACTGTCCTAGGAACTGATCGTTATGGCGCAAGATACGTTTATTTTCCACAATTTTTGAAAAGTGATCTACGAGTGTATAGACACTGTCTTGATAATAAGATTTTCTCGACGGTGAAGGTACCATTATCACAA CCTATCAAGCCAAAATTACACGCGGAAAATGAAGAGCTGGATGAAAATGAGTTAATAAAAAAACAAGTTAGGCGCAGAAGAAGAAGATGGTGCAACGGTTTGCCTCCGAAATTAAAGAGGAAAGGAAATAAATGTGATGAAAAACAATTAAACGATATTAAGAGTAACAGCGATAGCGCAACAAGTTCCTTGATAAACGAAGATACAAGTTTGAGTAACCTAAGTACATGTAGTGATAGTAATAGCAATAACAATAACGATATCAATCCGACCACTATCAATGTTAAAAGACCGAGAAGTTCATCGAAATGTTCGGAAGTAAGTATGGAATCAGATAAAACTTGTTGTACAAAATCGAGTGGTTACGATAcgaatcgttctatcgacaatctTTCTGAAAGCAAATCACCGGAAAGAATGTTCAAAGGTTTCTCGAATAGCAGtgatattacaaataaaaaatgtgacaTAAATGTAATTAATGGACTATTGACTAATTTACAATCAGAATTCAGTGAAATTGAAAGTACAGAAGATTCTGGTGTAAGTTTAACGCATACTTCCCCAAACAAATTGGAAATTACATCAGCGAAAGAGCAGTATTTAGATGCATTAAATTTGCACGCAACTAAGAGTGAACCTGTCGATAGAACAATTGATAGTTTGTGTAGTGTCTCGAAGACAGACGATGAAAAGTTGAACGAAATTATCAGCGCTGAAAGTTTAAAGGTTGGCAGTGAAGCACATCAGATGACGACATCAAAATCTGATGATGAGAAGTTAAGCGAAACGAGAATTAATTGTGACGCGACTGATCAGTCTGAAGGAAAAGAGGGAAATGAGATAATCGAGAGACCAAATGGACAATATGCCGACAGCCAGCAATCAGATAATTTGAACATTAGTGACAAGGAAACGCCACATTCTAAAGCAACAAGTAAAAGTAACAATGAGATAGAGTCTAATGACGATAAAGATCTTTCTTTGAGTGAGTTAAGATGCATGTTGCAAAAAGAAGCGATGGATGATGAGCACTATCTTGACGAAGAGCGCAAAAAGAATTATAATGACCGAAAATTAAAGAACAACATAGCAGATATGTGGCACCAAGAAGTGGAGAATTTTAATGAGATGCTTTCAGAACTTAGCTCTTCGGAATTTCAACTTGTAGCTGACAGCGTCAGTTCATTGAGAGATCTCATTGCTTCTTTCTCTCAAAAGGATGATGATACAACTACTGATGCTGATGGTGAA gaCGAATCTATCCCTCCTTGTGAAGTAAGTTTGATTAAAGAAATGATGGATTTACTAGCCACTGTAGAAAAAATAGAATCAGCTTTACGTGAGTCGACAAGAAGGGCCAGAGGGAAACTTCAAAAGGAATGGACCAATTTTAAAGAAGG CAGTGTGGAGGATCAGGACTCATCTGGGGAGGGTCTCGACTCTAATTGGTGGGTTCTTGGATCACAGAGCTGTCCACCGCCAACTTCCGGAGATTCAACGTTACAAACGTTACCGCATTTTACCATATCCCCAACTGGCTCCCAAAACGTTTCCAACCAAACTGAAGACCGTCAAGCAGACCAACGTACGAACTCCGTCGAATTCGATAAAAATAGCAACCAACAATGTAAGGAACATCAGGGTGAAAGCACGCAAGATGAAACGCAAAGAAGTCAATCCAACGGAGGCGAAGGAAGCATCCAGGACGGCGCCGAAGACAAAAAAGAATCGAAAGAAGACTCGAACCAAGAAG AACTGCAATCGGGAAGAGTGTTGCGAGCACGCGGTGTCTCCTCGTACACATTTTATTCGGACGACGAGACTGAAGAGAACGAGTTGGAAGAATGGCCCGACCTTGAGGCCATCTACGCGGCTCCCACTACACAGGCCGATTCATCCACTCCTTACCTTACTACGAAAATCAGAAACCTTGACAGTCGAACGAACGAGGAGGACTCAGACCAGGATTGGATTCTACCGAGCTCTCGCAAAAGGAAAAATAAACGTCCGT CTGCCAGCCGAAGATTAAAATCCTTTCAACATAAGTTACAAAGCATTAAGGTTGACACCCTCCAAAACATGGCAGAGCCAATAGTAACTACccctataaatataaaaaaccaAAAGCCGAAACCTAAAATCAAAGAAATTCAAATATGTAAACCAGAAGACCCACTTAGTTCAGAGAATCCTGATCCTGCGATACAAAATGCTGTACAAAATCATGATACCGAGGTACAAAGTACTGCAGATAACCACGACACCATGGTACAAAATACTACAGAGAACGGTGAAGCAGTGGTGCAAGATGCTGCAAAGGATCCTGACACCGTGGTACAAAATAACCCTAAAGAACCAGTGCCTTCCACGGAAATCACCTGCAAGATCGAAAATGTCGAAAGCGTACACTCAGAGTTGGACATCAAAGACGAAGGTCcaatttatgattgtatgagtcagTGCGATAATACCTATGCTActaattttaatcaaaattatgtGATGGTCAGAGATGATCACAATCCAATAAACTATTACGTGATGCAACCAAATCCTGTGAACGTTGCTACACAAAACACATACGGGCAACCGAGTCCAGTGGTTTCGAACATTATATCACCCGTTCAACAAGGCTACTACATGCAGGGAGGGCAGAATTACATTATTCAAAATCCACAACCTAACTTCATACCTTCCCAACCGTTTCAACCACAAGGCCCACAAATGATTGCTCCTCAACAGTTCATCAGCCAGCCTGGTTACCTGCCTTACATGATGACGCCGACGCAATCGCATCCTGAATACGTGCCTGCAGGTTCTCAAACTGTTGCTGCTCAGGAGATGCCTCAGAATCCTATGTACATTCAGCCCCCTGCAGCTCCCCCACCTAGACCAGTTCAAAACAGGTACATCGTACCGCGACAAAATCTTCATTCTCACGGAGCTGTTATAAGAAGCAGCATGCCTATCAGAGGAAGTTTCCCACGAGCTAATACCGCCAGGGGAGCCAAAACCTTTCAGCAACCACGTGGTTCCACTGTGAGACCCCAGAAGCCAAGGAAACAGATTGCACCCGCGGAAACCACTGGTCAAAAGACTACTTCTTTAATTGTCCTTAGTGACAGTGATGATGAAATTGAGATGATCATTACTGAAACCAGTCCCGGAGCTGAAACGGAGAAAACAAAGACTACTCATCGGAAGAATTACGCACAGTCTAGACAGAATGTTACGCAATCGAACAGCCCGGCAACAAAAAGTGCCATCTCTCCTCAGATAATTCAACGTATGACACAAGGAGGCATCTCGATAACGCCCATTAAGTCTGCACCACCCGTTCAGAACTCGAACACACAGTTAGTAGTAGTCGTGAATGAAACTGGAAGCCATTATGCCTTAGCATTACCTAATGGAAGCAAGTTGATCCTTACTCCTGAACAGGTGGCGCAGATAAGAGCTTCAAACGGGGGAAAATTAATCTtgtaa